The Nitrospira sp. genome contains a region encoding:
- a CDS encoding site-specific DNA-methyltransferase, with the protein MARETTHYDLSDAEKRDLVKLIEQGKPLPEKYRFLLFADKREVELVWNGKTREVCTAVLPFQTLEHIDEPRKEEREQEELAFDSGGRQIKGWTNKLIWGDNKLILSSLKAGALRRQIEDAGGLKLIYIDPPFDVGADFSMDIEIGGETFHKEPNLLEQIAYRDTWGRGADSFIAMIYERLILMRDLMSNSGSIIVHCDWRVSGFIRAVLDEIFGKDKIVGELIWKHQIMGGAHGRRLPKAHETLFWFKKTDEFKINESAAEIRVPFSEYVRSTMQQDAEGRWFYTRRRMSRKTTDAEQEAKAHTITYVDNPELGTLASDVWDDFPSYQPKPADNTKYPTQKPNELLERVIGGASNEGDLVADFFVDSGTTAAVAEKLGRKWIATDLGKFGIHTTRKRLIQVQRELKASGKPFRAFEVLNLGRYERQAYLNVSGRLTGKHREEALAQKEAEFRELILKAYRAEPLPETGFFHGKLASRLVVVGPINLPVGRLFIEEVITECRKRGASRVDVLAFEFEMGLFPAVLDEAKQKGIDLAPRTIPPEVFDKRAVEKGQVRFHDVAYIEVTPRFDKKDKLTLAIELTDFSVYYSQGIAKSIEAELKEGKSEVVCESGQLIKISKDKQGVVIREVLTKKWTDWVDYWAVDFNYESRKELIKVQRGTGLGGVQGFLPGQEPAQRELELTAEDFEERWTGAYIFENEWQSFRTRQNRDLELKTATHTYAKPGRYIIAVKVIDIFGNDTMTLVPVTAG; encoded by the coding sequence ATGGCCCGTGAAACCACGCACTACGACCTCTCCGACGCCGAGAAGCGAGACCTCGTCAAGCTGATCGAACAGGGCAAGCCGCTGCCGGAGAAGTATCGCTTTCTGCTCTTTGCCGATAAGCGCGAAGTTGAGCTGGTATGGAACGGCAAGACTCGCGAAGTCTGCACGGCCGTGCTGCCGTTTCAGACGCTGGAACACATCGACGAGCCGCGGAAGGAAGAGCGTGAACAAGAAGAACTGGCCTTTGACAGCGGCGGGCGACAGATCAAGGGCTGGACTAATAAGCTCATCTGGGGCGACAACAAGCTGATTCTTTCGTCGCTCAAAGCCGGTGCACTCCGCCGCCAGATCGAGGATGCCGGCGGCCTCAAGCTCATTTACATCGACCCGCCGTTCGATGTCGGCGCAGACTTCAGCATGGACATCGAGATCGGTGGCGAGACCTTCCACAAGGAGCCAAATCTTCTGGAGCAGATCGCTTACCGCGATACGTGGGGACGCGGCGCGGATTCTTTCATCGCTATGATTTACGAACGTCTAATCCTTATGCGCGATTTGATGTCGAATTCTGGTTCCATAATCGTCCACTGTGACTGGCGGGTATCAGGCTTTATTCGCGCGGTTCTCGATGAGATTTTTGGCAAAGATAAGATCGTTGGTGAACTCATTTGGAAACACCAAATAATGGGAGGGGCACATGGAAGGCGGTTGCCTAAAGCACATGAAACATTGTTTTGGTTCAAAAAAACGGATGAATTTAAAATCAATGAAAGTGCTGCTGAGATCAGAGTGCCCTTCAGTGAATATGTACGTTCAACAATGCAACAGGATGCTGAGGGAAGATGGTTTTATACTAGGCGACGAATGAGCAGAAAGACGACGGATGCAGAGCAAGAAGCTAAGGCACACACTATAACCTACGTTGACAATCCTGAATTAGGAACCCTAGCGTCGGATGTTTGGGACGATTTTCCTTCTTACCAACCAAAGCCTGCTGACAATACGAAGTACCCGACACAGAAGCCAAATGAATTGTTGGAGCGTGTGATTGGAGGTGCAAGTAATGAAGGCGATTTGGTGGCGGACTTTTTCGTGGACAGCGGTACTACCGCCGCTGTGGCAGAAAAACTTGGGCGCAAATGGATCGCTACCGACCTCGGTAAGTTCGGCATTCACACCACACGCAAGCGGCTCATTCAAGTGCAGCGGGAGCTGAAAGCTTCCGGTAAGCCTTTCCGTGCTTTTGAAGTGCTCAATCTGGGTCGCTACGAACGCCAAGCGTATCTCAACGTCTCGGGACGGCTCACCGGTAAGCACAGGGAAGAGGCGCTGGCCCAAAAGGAAGCAGAATTCCGTGAACTGATCTTGAAGGCCTATCGCGCGGAACCTCTACCGGAAACAGGCTTTTTTCATGGCAAGTTGGCGAGCCGTCTGGTGGTCGTCGGTCCGATCAATCTTCCCGTCGGGCGACTCTTCATCGAGGAAGTCATCACCGAATGCCGTAAGCGGGGGGCTTCGCGTGTGGACGTGTTGGCCTTCGAGTTCGAAATGGGCCTATTCCCTGCCGTGCTCGATGAAGCCAAGCAGAAGGGGATCGACCTCGCGCCGAGGACGATCCCGCCGGAAGTCTTCGACAAGCGCGCCGTGGAAAAAGGCCAAGTCCGCTTCCATGATGTGGCGTATATCGAAGTCACCCCGCGCTTCGACAAGAAAGACAAGCTGACTCTGGCCATCGAATTGACGGATTTCTCCGTCTACTACTCCCAGGGCATTGCCAAGTCTATCGAAGCTGAGCTGAAAGAAGGCAAGAGCGAGGTCGTCTGCGAATCCGGCCAGCTCATCAAGATCAGCAAAGACAAGCAGGGTGTTGTCATTCGCGAAGTACTCACCAAGAAATGGACCGACTGGGTGGACTACTGGGCGGTCGATTTCAACTATGAAAGCCGGAAAGAGCTCATCAAGGTCCAGCGTGGGACCGGCCTCGGCGGCGTGCAAGGGTTTCTGCCTGGACAAGAACCGGCTCAGCGTGAGCTGGAATTGACCGCCGAGGACTTCGAAGAACGATGGACTGGTGCCTACATCTTCGAAAACGAATGGCAGAGCTTCCGCACCCGCCAAAACCGCGATCTTGAACTAAAAACTGCCACTCACACCTACGCGAAGCCGGGCCGTTATATCATTGCCGTCAAAGTCATTGATATCTTCGGCAACGATACGATGACGCTGGTACCGGTGACCGCAGGATAA